The genome window GAATCTCCGGGTCGTACACCGTGCGCAGCTGCTCCCAGACCTGCTCCTCGTTGAAGGTGCCGTCGTCCGCCGCCGCCCTCTCCTTGGGCGCGTACTCCTCGCCCAGCGCGCCGCCGTCCTTCTCGTCGATGCGGAACAGCTGCCCGTACGGGTCCTGCACCGTGATGTTGCCGCCCAAAGTCTGCATCACCCGCAGCTCCGCGCCCGCGGGCAGCGACACCCTGTCACCACTGGGGATGATGGTCGCGGACACGTCCTGCTGAAGCACCGCCAGATTTCCTCGCATGCCGCCCTCCCTCCCTACTCCGTGGACACGGCCTCGCCGCGTCCCTCCAGCGCCGCGCGCAGCGTGTGCCACGCGAGGCTCGCGCACTTCACCCGGGCCGGGAACTCACTC of Pyxidicoccus xibeiensis contains these proteins:
- the sufT gene encoding putative Fe-S cluster assembly protein SufT; translated protein: MRGNLAVLQQDVSATIIPSGDRVSLPAGAELRVMQTLGGNITVQDPYGQLFRIDEKDGGALGEEYAPKERAAADDGTFNEEQVWEQLRTVYDPEIPVNIVELGLVYACKAEPLPEGGQRVDIQMTLTAPGCGMGPVLVDDVRQKVSSVPGVKEANVELVWEPPWDQGRMTDVARLQLGWM